Proteins from a single region of Fodinibius sp. Rm-B-1B1-1:
- the mgtE gene encoding magnesium transporter — MIVDLLKPEFEELIKEKDWVALKDILNDVPAVDVAELLEELDAEIAIVIFRLLKKQKAADVFTYLSSGKGLELLNMFTAQQLSEVMSNLEPDERVSLMEELPGHLTQRVMNSLNVEDRKQSQKLLGYPEESVGRLMTPRYVKVKKDWAIQRAMEHIRKFGHSVETVNVIYVVDADEHLIDDLRLNQLILADPEAPISSLMDESFEALSAFDDQEDAVKMLSKYDRVAMPVVDSDGILVGIVTVDDVIDVAEEETTEDMQLMAGMSALDDYYSETSVFHMVKKRVGWLIMLFMGQMLTVTTMANYEEALAAAAMLSFFIPMIISSGGNSGSQAATLIIRAISTDDIKLSDWGMVLKRELLSGFMLGSFLGVLGSIVIATWMVMRGDPLSYGLILQALTVGTSLVGVVVFGNLSGSMLPFIMSHFGLDPAVTSAPFVATLVDVTGIIIYFSVALLLLQGVVL, encoded by the coding sequence ATGATAGTTGACCTGTTAAAACCGGAATTTGAAGAGCTAATCAAAGAGAAAGACTGGGTAGCTCTTAAAGATATTCTGAATGACGTACCAGCTGTTGATGTAGCCGAATTATTGGAGGAGCTGGATGCCGAGATCGCTATCGTTATTTTTCGGTTGCTTAAAAAGCAGAAGGCAGCGGATGTTTTTACCTACCTGAGTTCGGGGAAAGGATTGGAACTTCTCAATATGTTTACTGCACAGCAACTCAGTGAGGTAATGTCGAATTTGGAGCCCGACGAGCGTGTATCGCTGATGGAGGAGCTGCCCGGGCATCTTACACAGCGGGTAATGAATTCACTGAACGTAGAAGATCGAAAGCAGTCGCAAAAGCTGCTCGGATATCCCGAAGAAAGCGTGGGGCGACTGATGACGCCACGTTATGTAAAGGTCAAAAAAGATTGGGCCATCCAACGGGCGATGGAGCATATACGGAAATTTGGCCATAGTGTTGAGACCGTAAATGTTATTTATGTCGTGGATGCCGATGAGCACCTGATTGACGACCTCCGGTTGAATCAGCTCATTCTGGCCGATCCGGAAGCACCCATTTCGTCGCTGATGGATGAAAGTTTTGAAGCTTTAAGCGCATTTGACGATCAGGAGGATGCGGTAAAGATGCTGAGTAAGTACGATCGCGTAGCAATGCCGGTAGTCGATTCGGATGGGATACTCGTGGGCATTGTTACTGTTGATGATGTTATTGATGTTGCCGAGGAGGAAACGACCGAGGATATGCAGTTGATGGCTGGGATGAGCGCGCTGGATGATTACTATTCTGAAACATCCGTTTTTCATATGGTGAAGAAACGGGTGGGATGGCTGATTATGCTTTTTATGGGACAGATGCTCACTGTTACGACTATGGCTAATTATGAAGAGGCACTGGCTGCCGCAGCAATGCTTTCGTTTTTTATCCCCATGATTATTTCGAGTGGTGGTAACTCGGGATCCCAGGCGGCTACGTTGATTATCCGTGCGATCTCAACTGATGATATTAAGCTTAGCGATTGGGGGATGGTGCTTAAAAGAGAATTATTATCTGGATTTATGTTGGGATCTTTTTTGGGAGTTTTGGGATCAATTGTCATTGCAACTTGGATGGTGATGCGAGGTGATCCGCTTTCATATGGGCTAATTTTACAGGCATTAACGGTTGGAACCAGTTTGGTAGGGGTTGTTGTATTTGGGAATCTAAGTGGATCGATGTTACCTTTTATTATGTCGCATTTTGGGTTAGATCCGGCGGTAACGTCAGCTCCTTTTGTGGCAACGCTGGTTGACGTAACGGGTATCATTATCTACTTTTCAGTTGCATTATTATTACTGCAGGGAGTGGTTTTATAA
- a CDS encoding L-threonylcarbamoyladenylate synthase → MLDRFITLLKKGEVVAFPTETVYGLGADAQNPDAIKKVFETKGRPSDNPLIVHVSDQKQVKQFATNISEDARKLMDTFWPGPLTLIFKKKPEVLDLITAGLDTVALRWPKHPLSQELIALAGPLVAPSANSSGKPSPTKAEHVKEDFGKDFPVVEAGETAIGLESTVLDISSEPYTIYRPGAISAQEIANIIHKNVEYKSTKSQETTAKSPGTKYTHYTPDASVQWLKENPHIADNTLYLLHSRTISDGKNMIQYEGNFNKMAHELYDRFRQADHLGYTAIAIEPFSDDQYDNPIVQALQNRISKAIG, encoded by the coding sequence TTGCTTGATCGGTTTATTACATTGCTTAAAAAAGGGGAAGTGGTGGCCTTTCCCACTGAAACGGTGTATGGTCTTGGGGCCGATGCGCAAAATCCCGATGCTATTAAAAAGGTGTTTGAGACCAAGGGCCGTCCGTCCGATAATCCACTGATCGTACATGTATCGGACCAAAAACAAGTGAAGCAATTTGCTACAAATATTTCTGAAGATGCCCGGAAACTGATGGATACCTTTTGGCCTGGTCCACTAACTTTAATCTTTAAAAAGAAGCCAGAAGTGTTAGATCTTATTACCGCAGGCTTAGATACAGTAGCATTGCGGTGGCCCAAACATCCTCTTTCGCAGGAACTTATTGCATTGGCTGGCCCCTTGGTTGCCCCCAGTGCTAATTCTTCGGGCAAACCGAGCCCCACCAAGGCCGAACATGTTAAAGAAGATTTTGGGAAAGATTTTCCCGTTGTCGAAGCCGGAGAAACAGCTATCGGTCTGGAATCAACAGTACTCGACATATCTTCTGAGCCGTACACAATCTATCGTCCCGGGGCGATTAGCGCGCAGGAAATTGCGAATATTATCCATAAAAACGTTGAATACAAGAGTACAAAATCCCAAGAGACAACTGCTAAAAGTCCCGGAACAAAATATACGCACTACACGCCCGATGCCAGTGTACAGTGGCTAAAAGAGAATCCACACATAGCTGATAACACACTCTATTTGCTTCATAGCCGTACTATTTCCGACGGTAAAAATATGATCCAGTATGAGGGAAATTTTAATAAGATGGCTCATGAACTTTATGATCGATTCCGCCAAGCCGATCACTTAGGTTATACGGCTATTGCCATTGAACCCTTTTCTGATGACCAGTACGACAATCCCATAGTGCAAGCCCTCCAAAATCGTATCTCAAAAGCTATTGGATAA
- a CDS encoding VWA domain-containing protein produces the protein MSWANPHFLWLLLLLIPVIGYQVWKFYNKKNPSLLFSDTSNLASLDGNWRSYGVWAAPVLQVLAFTLIVIALARPQYKNTTVERNAEGIDIVLTLDISTSMKAEDLKPNRLEAAKNVAEDFINKRISDRIGLVLFARKSFTMVPPTLDYDMLKQLLGDVEMGVVEDGTAIGMGIATAVNRLKESNAESKVIILLTDGQNNAGEIDPVTAADLAVSYGIKIYTIGAGTRGTAPYPVQDPIFGDRYQNVEVNIDEEMLTQIANMTDGSYFRATDTEKLEDIYTQIDELEKTEIEEVIYTDIQDLYPRFILPAILLLMLSIISEQFIFRKATE, from the coding sequence ATGAGCTGGGCAAATCCACATTTCTTATGGCTACTATTACTTCTGATACCAGTGATCGGTTATCAGGTTTGGAAATTCTATAACAAAAAGAACCCCAGTTTACTTTTTTCTGATACCTCTAACCTTGCCAGCTTAGATGGCAACTGGCGTTCGTATGGCGTTTGGGCAGCCCCTGTTTTACAAGTTCTTGCCTTTACCTTAATTGTTATTGCCCTTGCTCGTCCCCAGTATAAAAACACCACCGTTGAGCGAAATGCAGAAGGTATTGATATCGTATTAACCTTGGATATCTCTACCTCGATGAAAGCAGAAGACTTAAAACCCAATCGTCTTGAAGCCGCTAAAAACGTTGCCGAAGATTTTATTAATAAGCGGATTTCTGATCGTATTGGTTTGGTTCTCTTTGCCCGGAAAAGCTTTACGATGGTCCCTCCCACGCTTGACTACGATATGTTAAAACAATTGTTGGGTGATGTTGAAATGGGAGTAGTAGAAGATGGCACCGCCATCGGTATGGGAATTGCCACCGCCGTAAATCGACTAAAAGAGAGTAATGCTGAAAGTAAAGTTATCATTCTGCTTACTGATGGACAAAATAATGCCGGAGAAATTGACCCCGTTACGGCAGCTGATTTAGCTGTTTCTTATGGTATCAAAATTTATACTATTGGTGCCGGAACCCGAGGTACAGCTCCCTACCCTGTTCAAGATCCTATTTTTGGAGATCGCTACCAAAATGTTGAGGTCAATATTGATGAAGAAATGCTCACTCAGATTGCTAATATGACCGACGGATCCTACTTTCGAGCTACTGATACCGAAAAACTTGAAGATATTTATACACAAATTGATGAGCTCGAAAAGACTGAAATCGAGGAAGTCATTTACACCGATATCCAGGATCTGTATCCACGATTTATCTTGCCCGCTATTCTACTATTGATGCTAAGCATAATATCCGAACAATTTATCTTTAGAAAAGCTACCGAGTAA
- a CDS encoding dihydrofolate reductase has protein sequence MTLAAIVAHDPNLVIGQDGDLPWHYSEDLKYFKRTTIGHPLIMGRVVFEELGEKPLPGRENIVLSRSRTYDHVPSFSSFDDALEYVQEEELVFLIGGGEIYKQFLDQCDKLFVTEIHEEYDGDTYFPEYRDQIGVTWKEIKRDDRDELSFVVYKRMD, from the coding sequence ATGACGCTGGCAGCCATTGTAGCACATGATCCCAATTTAGTGATTGGCCAAGACGGCGACTTGCCGTGGCACTATTCCGAGGACCTGAAATATTTTAAACGCACGACTATAGGGCATCCGCTTATTATGGGACGCGTGGTGTTTGAAGAGCTGGGAGAGAAACCGCTGCCGGGGCGTGAAAATATTGTACTCAGTCGCTCCCGTACTTATGATCATGTGCCCAGTTTTTCCTCTTTCGATGATGCGTTAGAATATGTTCAAGAGGAAGAACTCGTTTTTTTGATTGGGGGTGGTGAAATTTATAAGCAGTTCCTCGATCAGTGCGACAAACTATTTGTGACAGAAATCCACGAAGAATATGATGGAGATACCTATTTTCCCGAGTACCGTGATCAGATTGGGGTAACTTGGAAAGAGATTAAAAGAGATGATAGGGATGAGCTTTCTTTTGTGGTATACAAGCGGATGGATTAA
- a CDS encoding M42 family metallopeptidase — MFDETEKEFLEELLVTPSPTGFESAGQQVWTEYMKDIADEVQSDAYGSAFAKLNTSYDVATIMLEAHCDEIGMIVQHITDDGYIYVNKLGGSDSTIARAKRVNIHARKGIVSGVTGNTAIHLQDKKNGGGEQPKWKDIYIDIGATSRDEALELVQVGDPVTYADDYDYLSDEIISGRALDNRIGGFMIAQVLKRLKDRRDELKVNVVALNSVQEEIGGYGARMMSYRIDPDAALVTDVTHATDTPGIDHKEHGKVTLGNGPSIQHGGANHPKIVEFIEDVSAKNEIALQHEATSVRTGTDTDSIFYQKTGIPSALISLPLRYMHSPVETASFKDIEALIDLMTKSVLNMAPDQTFHVLK, encoded by the coding sequence ATGTTTGACGAGACAGAAAAGGAATTTTTAGAAGAGTTATTGGTTACCCCGAGTCCAACGGGGTTTGAATCGGCAGGCCAACAAGTATGGACCGAGTATATGAAGGATATAGCCGATGAGGTTCAATCGGATGCTTATGGATCTGCTTTTGCCAAGCTCAATACCAGCTATGATGTGGCTACTATAATGCTGGAGGCACATTGCGATGAAATTGGCATGATCGTGCAACACATTACCGATGATGGATATATCTATGTTAATAAATTAGGCGGGAGTGATTCGACCATTGCTCGGGCTAAAAGGGTTAATATTCATGCTCGTAAAGGAATTGTATCCGGTGTTACAGGCAATACAGCCATCCATTTGCAGGATAAAAAGAATGGCGGAGGAGAGCAGCCAAAGTGGAAAGACATTTATATCGATATTGGAGCTACCAGTCGTGATGAAGCTTTGGAACTTGTCCAGGTAGGTGATCCGGTAACCTATGCGGATGATTACGATTACCTTTCGGACGAAATTATATCAGGTCGTGCACTTGATAACCGGATTGGCGGATTTATGATTGCCCAGGTTCTTAAACGGCTGAAAGATCGGCGCGATGAATTGAAAGTGAATGTGGTAGCATTGAACTCCGTTCAAGAAGAGATTGGAGGATACGGCGCCCGGATGATGAGTTATCGTATTGATCCTGATGCGGCGTTGGTAACTGATGTAACACATGCAACAGATACCCCTGGGATTGATCACAAAGAACACGGAAAAGTTACATTGGGAAATGGACCTTCTATTCAACACGGTGGAGCTAATCATCCCAAGATCGTAGAGTTCATTGAAGACGTGTCTGCGAAAAATGAGATAGCACTTCAGCACGAGGCTACGAGTGTCCGGACTGGTACTGATACTGACAGCATCTTTTATCAGAAAACCGGAATACCAAGCGCGCTAATTTCACTGCCGCTGCGTTATATGCATTCCCCGGTAGAAACAGCTTCGTTTAAAGATATCGAAGCACTTATTGATCTGATGACCAAATCGGTATTAAATATGGCACCCGATCAGACCTTCCATGTTCTCAAATAA
- a CDS encoding thymidylate synthase — translation MKAYLDLVQSVLENGVKKENRTGIDTISNFSEFYKVDLSEGFPLLTTKKVYFRSVILELLWYLRGEDHIRWLRDENDCHIWDDWADEDGHVGPIYPVMWRRFPYHEEEEIHFEGDASHICKTVLIKKEFDQVQRAIKMLKENPNSRRIVVSAWHPGLLDQMALPPCHVMYIFNVTDGKLNCHLTQRSGDIALGIPFNLACYSALTMAIANEVGLEYGEFAHTIVDAHIYENHVDGLKEQLTREPRPLPTLEIADKPVDDLEFDDFELKDYNPHDSIKFEVAV, via the coding sequence ATGAAAGCATATTTAGATCTTGTCCAAAGTGTATTGGAAAATGGTGTTAAAAAAGAAAATCGTACTGGCATCGATACTATTTCCAATTTTTCAGAGTTTTATAAAGTCGATTTATCAGAGGGATTTCCGCTGCTGACGACCAAGAAAGTATATTTTCGGTCGGTTATCTTGGAATTGTTGTGGTATCTGCGTGGCGAAGATCATATTCGGTGGCTGCGCGATGAAAATGATTGTCATATTTGGGATGATTGGGCAGACGAAGACGGCCACGTTGGACCTATTTATCCGGTGATGTGGCGGCGGTTTCCTTATCATGAAGAAGAGGAAATTCATTTTGAAGGAGATGCATCTCACATCTGTAAAACAGTGTTGATCAAAAAGGAGTTTGATCAAGTGCAGCGGGCGATTAAGATGCTTAAAGAAAATCCCAACAGCCGACGCATTGTGGTGAGTGCATGGCACCCGGGATTGCTTGACCAGATGGCCCTGCCACCGTGCCATGTAATGTATATTTTTAATGTTACCGATGGAAAATTAAATTGTCATCTGACCCAGCGATCTGGAGATATAGCCCTTGGTATTCCGTTTAACCTGGCTTGTTATTCCGCGCTTACGATGGCGATAGCCAATGAGGTTGGGCTCGAATACGGTGAATTTGCACACACTATTGTAGATGCGCATATCTACGAAAATCATGTTGATGGATTGAAAGAACAGCTCACTCGTGAACCACGTCCATTGCCAACTTTGGAAATTGCCGATAAACCGGTTGATGATCTCGAATTTGATGATTTTGAGCTCAAGGATTACAATCCACATGATTCTATCAAATTTGAGGTGGCTGTATGA
- the mfd gene encoding transcription-repair coupling factor has product MALQSALKTFSAQIPWSDLTPHIKDRNVIQLNHFVGSTPAFLIAKLAEKYDKIAVIHGDPESATFLQGDLEALEVEQARFFPSTGHKPYDDQQITDSSLIVQRSEVLEQITTNSQSVLVTSAPAIFEKIVAPEVFTDAAVAIQNGDTVEIDNLKEQLLDQQYESVKFVNQPGEFAHRGGILDVFPYSGEYPIRLEFFGDEVDSIREFDPDSQRSISFLNAARFVPDASNLSSGQKQCVLSYFDEDTVFVLINQSLIESDIEERFEQATATYAELEDNDDALPPEELFVDLEVLRTSYKNHARLHLGGFSEKSEPHFTYRLDASPQPDFNGTIKLLRENIHQLSRKSFDTYILCDNEGQRDRFEELLGEPSKDLRYHLSVESIHEGFVLNGQGLAVYTDHQVFNRYHRPKVKRKRQTSNISLKELRDLNIGDYVVHVDYGIGKFAGFKKIQVRGVEQESVVLRYKENSVLYVNVTSLHKIQKYSGKEGTQPRIDKLGSGRWARKKAQTKEKVKDIARDLIELYAKRKSQDAHAFSSDTSWQTEMEARFEFEETPDQRDAIEAVKEDMESNTPMDRLVCGDVGFGKTEVAVRAAFKAVMDHKQVAVLVPTTILADQHYKTFAERMKDFPVTVEVLSRFRTRKEQRETLKKLKEGKVDIVVGTHRLTSKDVEFDELGLLVVDEEQRFGVKAKEKLKEYRATIDVLTLTATPIPRTLQFSLMGARDLSIINTPPPNRQPVETEIHSFDKELIQDAITQEVSRGGQVFFIHNRVKNIEAIANMVRDLMPDVRVRFAHGQMNSKKLENIIEDFYAHKFDVLVSTNIVENGIDISNANTMIINRADMFGLAELHQLRGRVGRSHRKAFCYLITKDIKSLTDDARKRLLALEEFSDLGSGFNIAMRDLDIRGAGDILGAEQSGFINDLGFDLYQKILNDAVKELKEEEFSDVFSDVETEIELPETQVEFDLPALLESDYVSDNVERLNLYRKLAGAEDLETIKEWKEEVKDRFGPIPDATQNLITASVIKLYASQLFVTKVRIRSNRMWLECPKHDSDLGKEFYGDRFQHVLKMLQKKAEGRFEVIQKDDRVRFVIKEIPSLEGAAEFLRELSPSSTKKREVSLA; this is encoded by the coding sequence ATGGCGTTACAATCCGCATTAAAAACATTTTCAGCCCAAATTCCCTGGAGCGATCTTACTCCCCATATCAAAGATCGAAATGTCATCCAGCTCAATCACTTTGTAGGCTCCACCCCGGCTTTTCTGATCGCTAAGTTGGCCGAGAAATATGATAAGATTGCAGTTATTCACGGCGATCCCGAGTCAGCTACCTTTCTACAGGGCGATCTTGAAGCACTTGAGGTAGAACAAGCGCGGTTTTTCCCCTCAACAGGCCATAAACCCTACGATGATCAACAGATAACAGACAGCTCGCTAATTGTCCAGCGGTCGGAAGTACTGGAACAGATTACGACCAATTCCCAATCAGTTTTAGTTACCTCAGCGCCGGCTATTTTCGAAAAAATAGTTGCGCCCGAAGTCTTCACCGATGCTGCCGTTGCGATTCAGAATGGCGATACCGTCGAAATTGATAATCTCAAAGAGCAACTCCTCGATCAACAATACGAATCGGTAAAATTTGTAAATCAGCCCGGAGAATTTGCACATCGAGGCGGCATTTTAGATGTCTTTCCCTATTCCGGTGAATATCCCATTCGGCTTGAATTTTTTGGTGATGAGGTAGATTCTATTCGGGAATTCGATCCCGATTCGCAACGCTCGATCTCTTTTCTGAATGCTGCACGATTTGTGCCCGATGCTTCAAACTTGAGCTCAGGACAAAAACAGTGCGTACTTTCCTATTTCGATGAGGATACGGTTTTTGTGCTCATCAACCAGTCGCTGATTGAATCAGATATAGAGGAGCGTTTTGAACAGGCAACCGCAACTTATGCAGAACTCGAAGATAACGATGACGCATTACCTCCCGAAGAACTTTTTGTAGACCTGGAAGTACTTCGAACATCATACAAAAACCATGCGCGGCTGCATTTAGGCGGCTTTTCGGAAAAGAGTGAACCTCATTTTACCTATCGCCTGGATGCCAGTCCTCAACCGGATTTCAACGGGACTATTAAGTTGCTGCGGGAAAATATTCACCAGCTAAGCAGAAAGAGCTTCGACACTTATATTCTTTGTGATAACGAGGGACAGCGCGATCGCTTTGAAGAACTGTTGGGCGAACCCTCCAAAGATTTACGTTATCATCTATCGGTAGAATCTATCCACGAGGGATTTGTACTCAACGGACAGGGATTAGCGGTCTACACAGATCATCAAGTTTTTAATCGTTACCATCGTCCCAAAGTCAAGCGAAAACGCCAGACCAGTAATATATCCCTTAAAGAACTACGCGATCTCAACATTGGCGATTATGTTGTTCACGTGGATTACGGGATTGGAAAGTTCGCTGGCTTTAAAAAGATCCAGGTCCGTGGCGTTGAACAGGAATCGGTGGTGCTTCGGTACAAAGAAAACTCTGTACTGTATGTTAACGTCACAAGCCTGCACAAAATTCAAAAATATTCCGGTAAAGAAGGCACACAACCCCGGATTGATAAACTTGGTTCTGGACGCTGGGCACGCAAAAAGGCACAGACCAAAGAAAAGGTTAAAGACATAGCACGCGATCTGATTGAGCTATACGCCAAGCGAAAATCTCAGGATGCGCATGCTTTTTCTTCGGATACTTCTTGGCAAACCGAAATGGAAGCCCGCTTTGAATTTGAAGAGACCCCTGATCAACGTGATGCCATTGAAGCCGTAAAGGAAGATATGGAATCAAATACCCCGATGGATCGTCTGGTCTGTGGCGATGTGGGCTTTGGAAAGACCGAGGTTGCCGTACGAGCAGCGTTTAAAGCTGTCATGGATCACAAGCAGGTAGCAGTCTTGGTACCAACTACTATTTTGGCCGATCAGCATTACAAAACATTTGCCGAACGAATGAAAGACTTCCCCGTTACAGTTGAAGTACTTTCGCGATTCCGTACGCGCAAAGAGCAAAGGGAAACGCTCAAAAAGCTTAAAGAGGGCAAAGTTGATATTGTTGTTGGCACGCATCGGCTAACCTCTAAAGATGTGGAATTCGATGAGCTGGGATTATTAGTTGTAGATGAAGAGCAACGATTTGGAGTAAAAGCCAAAGAAAAATTGAAAGAATATCGCGCGACTATTGATGTACTCACACTCACAGCTACCCCAATTCCACGCACGCTCCAATTTTCGCTGATGGGCGCTCGTGATCTCAGTATCATCAACACCCCGCCGCCCAATCGTCAACCAGTTGAAACCGAAATTCACAGCTTTGACAAAGAACTTATCCAAGATGCCATTACTCAGGAAGTTTCGAGGGGTGGACAGGTTTTCTTTATCCATAATCGCGTTAAAAATATTGAAGCCATTGCCAACATGGTTCGTGACCTGATGCCAGATGTCCGAGTCCGATTTGCACACGGACAGATGAACTCCAAGAAATTGGAAAATATTATTGAGGATTTCTATGCGCATAAATTTGATGTCTTGGTCTCTACTAATATTGTAGAAAACGGTATCGATATTTCTAATGCTAACACGATGATCATCAATCGCGCAGATATGTTTGGCTTAGCTGAACTACACCAATTGCGCGGACGGGTGGGACGCTCCCACCGCAAGGCATTTTGCTACCTGATTACCAAAGATATCAAATCGCTAACTGATGATGCGCGTAAACGCTTACTTGCACTCGAAGAATTTTCTGACTTAGGTTCTGGATTCAATATTGCCATGCGCGATCTTGATATCCGCGGGGCCGGTGATATTTTAGGTGCCGAACAAAGTGGCTTCATTAATGACCTTGGCTTCGATCTGTATCAAAAAATATTAAATGATGCAGTAAAAGAGCTTAAAGAAGAAGAGTTTAGCGACGTTTTCAGTGATGTCGAAACCGAAATCGAGCTTCCCGAAACACAGGTAGAGTTTGATCTCCCTGCCCTATTAGAAAGTGATTATGTATCGGACAACGTAGAACGACTTAACCTATATCGTAAATTAGCGGGGGCCGAAGATCTCGAAACCATCAAAGAATGGAAAGAAGAGGTGAAGGATCGATTTGGTCCGATCCCCGATGCTACCCAAAATCTTATTACGGCTTCGGTTATAAAGCTCTATGCATCACAATTATTTGTAACGAAAGTACGTATTCGATCGAACCGCATGTGGCTTGAATGCCCTAAACATGATTCCGATCTTGGAAAAGAATTCTATGGCGATCGTTTCCAACATGTGCTTAAGATGTTGCAGAAAAAAGCAGAAGGACGTTTTGAAGTCATCCAAAAAGATGACCGCGTACGCTTTGTGATTAAAGAAATTCCAAGCTTGGAAGGAGCTGCTGAGTTTCTACGGGAATTGTCCCCCTCATCAACAAAGAAACGGGAGGTTAGTCTTGCTTGA
- a CDS encoding HD domain-containing protein: MDKSTQYKIFNDPIHGFITVPKGLVLDLVDHPYVQRLRRIKQMGLGYLVFPAAEHSRFSHALGAMELAQRTLNNLREKDTTISPAEYEATLIAVLLHDVGHGPLSHTLEFDLIEDFHHEKMTLAVMRHLNRETDGKLDLAIKIFTDQYPKKPFLNQLISSQLDIDRLDYLKRDSAFTNVYEGSVGIERILKTMRVLKGNIVIEKKGIYAIENYILARRLMYMQVYLHKTVLSADKLVRQIFNRVRKLINDGKKLYHASPALQYFLENKPSAKKGIKSEVMQKYLQLDDNDVFQSIKYWQYSSDPILANLCKRFQSRKLFRTTFLDKKPSKKISKKILTKTQKVLKARGLPYDEEAAGYYYSFDESYSEAYQYEKEGIWILEEKDNAVEFSKAADTKNIIALTEPVVKPYVVHLKDIEI, translated from the coding sequence ATGGATAAAAGCACCCAATACAAAATATTTAATGATCCTATTCACGGGTTTATTACTGTACCTAAAGGATTAGTTCTGGATCTTGTCGACCATCCCTATGTGCAGCGCTTGCGACGCATCAAACAGATGGGATTAGGCTATTTGGTTTTTCCAGCAGCGGAGCATTCACGTTTTTCGCATGCCTTAGGTGCTATGGAGTTGGCCCAGCGTACGCTCAATAATTTACGTGAAAAAGATACAACCATTAGTCCCGCCGAATATGAGGCTACCCTAATTGCGGTATTACTCCATGACGTAGGACATGGCCCCCTTTCCCACACCCTGGAATTTGATCTCATTGAGGATTTCCATCACGAAAAAATGACGCTGGCCGTAATGCGTCACCTCAACAGAGAAACCGATGGTAAGCTCGATTTGGCTATCAAAATCTTTACGGATCAGTATCCCAAAAAGCCGTTTCTAAACCAGCTTATTTCTTCACAACTGGATATTGATCGACTGGATTATCTGAAACGAGATAGTGCCTTTACCAATGTTTATGAAGGCTCGGTGGGGATTGAACGCATCCTCAAAACGATGCGCGTACTTAAAGGCAATATTGTGATTGAAAAGAAAGGGATCTATGCCATCGAAAACTATATTTTGGCGCGCCGACTAATGTATATGCAGGTTTACTTGCATAAAACGGTTCTCAGTGCTGATAAATTAGTACGACAAATTTTTAACCGAGTTCGCAAACTAATCAACGATGGAAAGAAGCTATACCATGCTTCACCCGCACTCCAATACTTTCTGGAAAATAAGCCCAGCGCCAAGAAAGGCATCAAAAGCGAAGTAATGCAAAAGTATCTCCAACTTGACGATAATGATGTTTTTCAAAGCATAAAATATTGGCAATATTCTTCTGACCCCATCTTGGCAAATCTCTGTAAGCGATTTCAGTCTCGCAAACTATTCCGTACAACTTTTTTGGATAAGAAACCTTCAAAGAAGATCAGCAAAAAGATTCTTACAAAAACACAAAAAGTCCTTAAAGCCCGTGGCCTCCCTTATGATGAAGAAGCAGCTGGCTACTATTATTCTTTTGATGAAAGCTACAGCGAGGCTTACCAATATGAAAAGGAAGGGATCTGGATTTTAGAGGAAAAAGATAATGCAGTGGAGTTTTCAAAAGCAGCAGATACCAAAAATATTATTGCTTTAACCGAGCCAGTCGTAAAGCCGTATGTAGTACACCTAAAAGATATTGAGATATAG
- a CDS encoding thioesterase family protein: MIRPEYNAKLFPHWTTLPIRFRDLDPLNHVNNAIFSTYYEEARIEFIQEVNNLASQLKNGFSFVLANIEIEFIRPVEFPNDILIGTGIKSLGNSSITSFQAIYIDDGKTLASTAEAHGVWFNLDKQRPARIPDIPDTDKYMLPNSLFK; the protein is encoded by the coding sequence ATGATTCGACCGGAATATAATGCAAAGCTCTTTCCTCACTGGACAACCCTGCCCATTCGTTTCAGAGATTTAGATCCCCTCAACCACGTAAACAATGCTATTTTTAGCACCTATTACGAAGAGGCTCGTATTGAATTTATTCAAGAAGTCAATAACTTGGCCAGTCAGCTAAAAAATGGATTCAGTTTTGTATTGGCCAATATCGAAATTGAATTTATTCGCCCCGTTGAGTTCCCTAACGATATTTTAATTGGAACAGGAATAAAATCGCTCGGCAATTCAAGCATAACCAGTTTCCAGGCCATCTATATTGATGATGGTAAAACACTTGCATCTACAGCCGAAGCCCATGGTGTTTGGTTCAATTTGGATAAACAACGTCCAGCAAGAATTCCGGATATCCCGGATACGGACAAATACATGCTTCCCAATTCTCTTTTTAAATAA